A stretch of Paludisphaera borealis DNA encodes these proteins:
- a CDS encoding STAS domain-containing protein, which translates to MSVPEVKHLRVTNIDGVAMVDFVGSELMYASDLVQDVGAELTSLVKDQNHTKLLLNFRNVQYLSSMMLAQLAHLDREVKKAKGQLRICGLGPVLRDTFRISHFESLFAIYDDEAAALKGFH; encoded by the coding sequence ATGAGCGTTCCAGAAGTCAAGCATCTCCGCGTGACGAACATCGACGGCGTTGCGATGGTCGACTTCGTCGGTTCCGAGTTGATGTACGCGAGTGACCTGGTGCAGGACGTCGGAGCGGAGTTGACGTCGCTGGTCAAGGATCAGAACCACACGAAGCTTCTGCTCAATTTCCGCAATGTCCAGTACCTTTCCAGCATGATGCTCGCACAGCTTGCGCACCTTGACCGCGAGGTCAAGAAAGCGAAAGGCCAGCTTAGAATCTGCGGCCTCGGGCCCGTCCTGAGAGACACCTTCCGCATCAGCCACTTCGAGTCCCTCTTCGCGATCTACGATGACGAGGCGGCGGCCCTGAAGGGATTTCACTGA
- a CDS encoding BlaI/MecI/CopY family transcriptional regulator translates to MSKRPIPAKSELEVARIVWDLGVATVRQVLDALPVERGLDFKTVQTYLRRLEAKGYLETRREGRSNVYRPIIRPDQVVGEVTDDFLNRLFDGQVLPLFQHLVNDRGLSDVEIRQLRELLDRLEDES, encoded by the coding sequence ATGTCCAAACGTCCCATTCCGGCGAAGTCGGAACTTGAGGTGGCGCGGATCGTATGGGATTTGGGGGTCGCGACGGTGCGCCAGGTTCTCGACGCTCTGCCGGTGGAGCGTGGTCTCGACTTCAAGACCGTGCAGACCTACCTGCGACGGCTCGAAGCCAAGGGCTATCTGGAAACCCGGCGCGAGGGGCGGAGCAACGTCTACCGGCCGATCATCCGTCCGGATCAAGTCGTCGGCGAGGTGACGGACGACTTTTTGAATCGGTTGTTCGATGGCCAGGTGCTCCCGCTGTTTCAACATCTAGTCAATGACCGCGGATTGTCGGACGTCGAGATCCGCCAGCTACGAGAACTGTTGGACCGTTTGGAGGACGAGTCGTGA
- a CDS encoding M56 family metallopeptidase, with product MTPFDFDALARLAWAQIWQVTVVALVVGIATKLWCRDRPRLAYALWMLVVVKSMAPPVWSSPTGLFSWAMVDVAAPTAAVAEMAVPSPVVASNRGGLVASPIAIEAATREPSRRVEAAVDHRLAVAAFSIWAAGAVVSVAFVIGRRLACSVVIRRSRLPVDDRFLATLTELSRRLGMRGTVRLLMTSRPIGPAVFGLFRPTILLPEALAAHQPLERVELILAHELIHVRRGDLVAGALQLVAQLVWWFHPLIWWANAQASRVRERCCDEEVLSGVGCKPALYARTLLSVLEQKALLRSLVALPGVRALEVTSLRLESIMKSGKVDHRRASLVSRLAFVAGAVVLVPGMGLTLRAARPSAAISGQFAAVEEAPNARAAVDDGAQPAGSPSVVRPDSAFERLGNPQVMLMLTHPATQVIRKALRITDDQMAKITEIEKVRNERPALVKGKGEIRLTGSPDTYPEQIAAFLDREAGKALIETLTPPQIKRLDQIVLTSRGVMAFRYLDVQKDLHLTAEQEGKINAILEGLVAALRDLGRKPGGQPKNYEGAMALEAKAEPLRKGAFEQILALLTKEQSTQWKAMIGEPFRAEEAESGPAR from the coding sequence GTGACGCCTTTCGATTTCGATGCGCTCGCGCGACTGGCGTGGGCTCAGATCTGGCAGGTCACGGTCGTGGCTCTCGTCGTTGGGATCGCGACGAAGCTTTGGTGCCGCGACCGGCCTCGTTTGGCTTATGCGCTCTGGATGCTGGTCGTCGTCAAGTCCATGGCGCCGCCGGTGTGGAGCAGCCCGACGGGTCTCTTCAGTTGGGCCATGGTCGACGTCGCGGCGCCGACGGCCGCCGTCGCCGAGATGGCCGTCCCGAGCCCGGTGGTCGCCTCCAATCGCGGGGGCTTGGTCGCGTCGCCGATCGCGATCGAAGCCGCGACGCGCGAGCCCTCTCGACGTGTCGAGGCGGCTGTAGATCATCGCCTGGCGGTCGCGGCGTTCTCGATCTGGGCCGCCGGCGCGGTGGTTAGCGTCGCTTTCGTGATCGGCAGGCGGCTCGCCTGCTCGGTCGTGATCCGACGATCCAGGCTTCCCGTGGACGACCGATTTCTCGCGACGCTGACGGAACTGTCACGGCGGCTCGGCATGCGGGGGACTGTCCGACTTCTCATGACGTCCAGGCCGATCGGACCGGCCGTCTTCGGCCTCTTTCGGCCCACGATCCTGCTGCCGGAGGCGCTGGCGGCTCACCAGCCGTTGGAGCGGGTCGAACTCATCCTGGCTCATGAACTGATCCACGTCCGAAGGGGCGACCTCGTCGCAGGCGCGTTGCAACTCGTCGCGCAGCTCGTCTGGTGGTTCCATCCCTTGATCTGGTGGGCGAACGCCCAGGCGTCTCGCGTGCGGGAACGTTGCTGCGACGAGGAAGTCCTCTCGGGCGTCGGCTGCAAGCCGGCGCTCTATGCGCGGACCCTTTTGAGCGTCCTCGAACAGAAGGCGCTATTGCGGTCGCTCGTCGCCCTTCCGGGCGTGCGGGCGTTGGAAGTCACGTCACTGCGATTGGAGTCGATCATGAAATCTGGGAAAGTTGATCATCGGCGGGCGTCCTTGGTCTCTCGGCTCGCCTTCGTGGCTGGGGCGGTCGTCCTCGTCCCCGGGATGGGCTTGACCCTCCGCGCCGCCCGCCCGTCGGCCGCGATCTCAGGCCAGTTCGCGGCGGTCGAGGAAGCTCCGAACGCTCGAGCGGCGGTCGACGACGGGGCCCAGCCGGCGGGTTCGCCCAGCGTCGTCCGGCCGGATTCGGCTTTTGAACGACTGGGGAACCCGCAGGTGATGCTAATGCTCACCCATCCCGCAACGCAGGTGATCCGGAAAGCGCTGAGGATCACCGATGATCAGATGGCGAAGATCACGGAGATCGAGAAAGTGAGGAACGAACGGCCCGCCCTCGTCAAAGGGAAAGGGGAGATCAGGTTGACGGGCAGCCCGGATACGTACCCCGAGCAGATCGCCGCGTTTCTCGACCGAGAGGCTGGGAAAGCCCTGATCGAGACCCTCACGCCCCCCCAGATCAAGCGATTGGATCAGATCGTTTTGACGTCGCGCGGCGTGATGGCGTTTCGCTATCTCGACGTACAGAAGGACCTGCACTTGACCGCCGAGCAGGAGGGGAAGATCAACGCGATTCTCGAGGGGCTCGTCGCAGCGTTACGAGACCTGGGGCGAAAGCCGGGCGGTCAGCCGAAGAATTACGAGGGTGCCATGGCCCTGGAAGCAAAGGCCGAGCCGTTGCGGAAGGGGGCTTTTGAGCAGATTCTCGCCCTGCTCACCAAGGAGCAGTCCACGCAATGGAAGGCGATGATCGGCGAGCCCTTCCGCGCCGAAGAGGCGGAATCCGGCCCGGCCCGTTGA
- a CDS encoding sensor histidine kinase, which yields MSRKSQDDAMKSLSPLSEAACSRPALHAMQDAQTDREIDAASSQEHIEALRRQIVALQRISSLGILASGVFHELNNALTPVLNYAKLGLRNPDPAYRERAFNRILEAAQRATTITGGMLGLSRPGRDPNHREPIDLNRLVEEVVMLIGKDLNRHKVRLEVQLMSRPFAKVNPAQIQQVLINLLINARQAMPDGGVVRLKLALDPSGRMVELSVLDHGEGIAPENLRRIFEPFFSTKTGPDSSGVGGTGLGLAVCRDIIEAHHGRLRAESRQGRGSTFTLLLPSCPPPESSTRVGAA from the coding sequence ATGTCGCGCAAGAGCCAAGACGATGCGATGAAGTCACTCTCCCCGCTTTCCGAGGCCGCATGTTCTCGTCCGGCGCTCCACGCCATGCAAGACGCGCAGACGGATCGCGAGATCGACGCGGCGTCGTCGCAAGAGCACATCGAGGCGTTGCGCCGGCAGATCGTGGCCCTTCAGCGGATCAGCAGTCTGGGAATCCTCGCAAGCGGGGTCTTCCACGAGCTGAACAACGCGCTGACGCCGGTCCTCAACTACGCGAAGCTCGGGCTCCGCAATCCCGACCCGGCTTACCGCGAGCGGGCCTTCAACCGCATCCTCGAAGCGGCCCAGCGGGCGACGACGATCACCGGGGGGATGCTCGGCCTGTCGCGCCCCGGCCGCGACCCGAACCACCGCGAGCCGATCGACCTGAACCGTTTGGTCGAGGAAGTGGTGATGCTGATCGGCAAGGACCTGAACCGGCACAAGGTCCGGCTCGAAGTCCAGTTGATGAGCCGGCCGTTCGCGAAGGTCAATCCGGCGCAGATCCAGCAGGTCTTGATCAACCTCTTGATCAACGCCCGCCAGGCGATGCCCGACGGCGGCGTCGTCCGGTTGAAGCTGGCGCTTGACCCGTCCGGCCGGATGGTCGAGCTGAGCGTGCTGGACCACGGCGAGGGGATCGCGCCCGAGAACCTCAGGCGGATCTTCGAGCCGTTCTTCTCCACCAAAACCGGCCCCGATTCGAGCGGAGTGGGGGGCACGGGACTGGGCCTGGCCGTCTGCCGCGATATCATCGAGGCCCACCACGGCCGACTCCGGGCCGAGAGCCGCCAGGGCCGAGGCTCGACCTTCACCCTGCTCCTGCCTTCCTGCCCGCCCCCCGAATCGTCGACCCGCGTCGGCGCGGCGTGA
- a CDS encoding dienelactone hydrolase family protein, translating into MKTSFVPRVVCGIFVLLMSAGASLRAEDGPSRPSRTAPVEHPGQSKHQHKRVLRYEFGQGPRSYWIFEPADPKPKRAPVVVFLHGWFSVNPAIYGAWIDHLVRSGNVVVFPRYQNDVGTLPRDFLPNALFAIRDALTVLETSDKHVRPNLKHFALIGHSAGGNLAAQITAVSADPHAGLPQIRAAMLFMPGEVLPLREPKLSLIPASTLMIVAVGEDDLLVGDLRGRQIFAQATAVPRSHKRYVVFRSDRHGFPPLIAEHTAPTSANHRLDTGEGILRSFQLSLGDVNALDWAGFWRIADATLDAAFAGRNLDEAITDEEQFTHLGYWSDGRKVTPPLMSDNLDSIPRVVLSNGIRIIPWEWPIKITESSAPAAAEADPVK; encoded by the coding sequence ATGAAAACGAGCTTCGTCCCCAGAGTCGTTTGCGGGATTTTCGTCCTCCTCATGTCGGCGGGCGCGAGCCTCCGCGCCGAGGACGGTCCGTCGCGTCCCTCGCGGACGGCGCCGGTCGAGCATCCCGGGCAGTCGAAGCACCAGCACAAGCGCGTCCTGCGGTACGAGTTCGGCCAGGGACCGCGATCGTACTGGATCTTCGAGCCGGCCGATCCGAAGCCGAAGCGAGCGCCGGTGGTGGTGTTCCTCCACGGCTGGTTCTCGGTCAACCCGGCGATCTACGGTGCCTGGATCGACCACCTGGTGCGATCCGGCAACGTCGTCGTCTTCCCGCGTTACCAGAACGACGTGGGTACGTTGCCGCGCGACTTCCTGCCCAACGCCCTGTTCGCGATCCGCGACGCGCTGACGGTCCTCGAAACGAGCGACAAGCACGTCCGGCCCAACCTCAAACACTTCGCTCTGATCGGCCATTCGGCGGGTGGGAACCTGGCCGCGCAGATCACTGCGGTCTCGGCCGATCCGCACGCCGGCCTGCCCCAGATTCGCGCGGCGATGCTGTTCATGCCGGGCGAAGTGCTCCCGCTGCGCGAGCCGAAGCTGAGCCTGATCCCCGCGTCGACCTTGATGATCGTCGCCGTCGGCGAGGACGACCTGTTGGTCGGCGACCTTCGCGGCCGACAGATCTTCGCGCAGGCCACCGCGGTTCCTCGATCTCACAAGCGGTACGTGGTGTTCCGGTCAGATCGTCACGGCTTCCCCCCCTTGATCGCCGAGCACACGGCTCCGACCAGCGCCAACCACCGGCTCGACACCGGCGAGGGGATCTTGCGGTCGTTCCAGCTCAGCCTCGGCGACGTCAACGCGCTCGACTGGGCCGGTTTCTGGCGGATCGCCGACGCCACTCTCGACGCCGCGTTCGCCGGCCGGAACCTGGACGAGGCCATCACCGACGAGGAGCAATTCACCCACCTGGGCTACTGGAGCGACGGCCGCAAGGTCACCCCTCCCTTAATGAGCGACAATCTCGACTCAATTCCCCGGGTCGTCCTCTCCAACGGCATCCGGATCATTCCCTGGGAATGGCCGATCAAGATCACCGAATCGTCCGCGCCGGCCGCCGCCGAGGCCGACCCCGTCAAGTAG
- a CDS encoding iron-containing alcohol dehydrogenase family protein, whose amino-acid sequence MIIKTQVVIPSLVRVKPGAIDRLGLYLKREGHTKAMVVVSQGMIPEYLDRVRRGMGEQGVSCIDWIEIGEASFETATKLFTNVRKETSAMIGLGGGKALDVAKYVAFLGRLPYYAVPTSLSNDGFSSPQSSLTVAGRRKSLAAALPSAVVVDLDVCKDAPRPLWLSGIGDLASKLTAIFDWKLAFHQVGEPVDDFAALLSDATVHQFLARPSFDLEGAQLLASSLMFNGIAMEICGSSRPASGSEHLISHALDATSARPRLHGLQVGVATYLMSLVQENQSERIDGLFNETGFWRQIESDPFSRAEWRSAIEIAPTIKDDFYTILSQDGAQAEAISLLDRDERLKACFGP is encoded by the coding sequence ATGATCATCAAAACGCAGGTGGTGATCCCGTCGCTGGTGCGGGTCAAGCCGGGAGCGATCGATCGGCTGGGGCTTTATCTCAAGCGAGAAGGGCACACGAAGGCGATGGTCGTCGTGAGCCAGGGGATGATCCCCGAATATCTCGACCGCGTGCGCCGGGGCATGGGCGAACAGGGCGTGTCGTGCATCGACTGGATCGAAATCGGCGAGGCGTCGTTCGAGACCGCCACAAAGCTGTTCACCAACGTCCGCAAGGAAACCTCGGCCATGATCGGCCTGGGGGGCGGCAAGGCGCTCGACGTGGCCAAGTACGTCGCGTTCCTGGGCCGACTGCCGTATTACGCCGTGCCGACGTCGCTGTCGAACGACGGATTTTCGAGCCCGCAGTCGAGCCTGACCGTCGCCGGCCGCCGCAAATCGCTGGCCGCCGCCCTGCCCTCCGCCGTCGTCGTTGATCTCGACGTCTGCAAGGACGCTCCCCGGCCGCTCTGGCTGTCGGGAATCGGCGACCTCGCCTCGAAGCTGACGGCGATCTTCGACTGGAAGCTGGCCTTCCATCAGGTCGGCGAGCCGGTCGACGACTTCGCGGCGCTCCTGTCCGACGCCACCGTCCATCAGTTCCTCGCCCGCCCGTCGTTCGACCTCGAAGGGGCCCAGTTGCTAGCCTCGTCGCTGATGTTCAACGGCATCGCCATGGAAATCTGCGGCTCGTCGCGACCGGCCAGCGGCAGCGAGCACCTGATATCCCACGCCCTCGACGCAACCTCCGCGCGACCTCGACTCCACGGCCTCCAGGTGGGCGTCGCCACCTACCTGATGAGCCTCGTCCAGGAGAACCAGTCCGAGCGGATCGACGGCTTGTTCAACGAAACCGGATTCTGGCGGCAGATCGAATCCGACCCGTTCTCCCGCGCCGAGTGGCGAAGCGCCATTGAGATCGCCCCGACCATCAAGGACGATTTCTACACGATTTTGTCTCAAGACGGGGCTCAAGCCGAAGCGATATCCTTATTAGATCGAGATGAGCGGTTGAAAGCCTGTTTCGGCCCCTGA
- a CDS encoding HAD-IB family phosphatase, which produces MRHTQNSAPPARSLLVSDFDGTMTREDFYQLTIKNLLPADVPDYWVDYRAGRITHFQALQAYFAAIRADESTVRAIVERMQLDPKIATGVRNLDRAGWDVMITSAGCAWYIRILLAEAGVDVPVFANPGRFEEGRGLLMEPPAPGPFFSPTLGVDKAAVVRQGLLDHRLVAFAGDGFPDLDAARLVPESLRFARADLAQALTGEGLRFQPFNCWSEIARALCDLDRTESARAGATESSS; this is translated from the coding sequence ATGCGACATACCCAAAACTCCGCCCCCCCCGCCCGCTCGCTCCTGGTCAGCGACTTCGACGGCACGATGACCCGCGAAGATTTCTACCAGCTCACCATCAAGAACCTCTTGCCGGCCGACGTCCCCGACTACTGGGTCGACTACCGCGCTGGCCGAATCACGCACTTTCAGGCGCTCCAGGCGTATTTCGCCGCGATTCGGGCCGACGAATCTACCGTCCGCGCGATCGTCGAGCGGATGCAACTCGATCCCAAGATCGCCACGGGCGTACGCAACCTCGACCGGGCCGGTTGGGACGTCATGATCACCTCGGCCGGCTGCGCCTGGTACATCCGGATCTTGCTCGCCGAGGCGGGGGTCGACGTCCCGGTCTTCGCGAATCCCGGACGATTCGAGGAAGGCCGGGGGCTGCTGATGGAACCGCCCGCTCCCGGGCCGTTTTTTTCCCCCACCCTGGGCGTGGACAAGGCCGCCGTGGTCCGCCAGGGGTTGCTCGACCACCGCCTGGTCGCGTTCGCCGGCGACGGATTCCCCGACCTCGACGCCGCCCGCCTGGTTCCCGAATCCCTCCGATTCGCCCGCGCCGACCTGGCCCAGGCGTTGACAGGCGAAGGTCTCCGCTTTCAGCCGTTCAACTGCTGGTCGGAGATCGCCCGCGCGCTCTGCGACCTGGATCGAACGGAATCGGCGCGAGCCGGCGCTACGGAGTCGTCGTCATGA
- a CDS encoding efflux RND transporter periplasmic adaptor subunit gives MSFAIARTFPTRHALTRTLPWLAAAVSIGVLIFHLATDPPRHQWLTGSSEADFTAESAVNAKLEPIAAAVGSATTVSLSEIKSRAAGVTTEKVRIDRLAAELGVPGRIELNSDRRVDIRSRAAGVVREVHVVLGQQVKRGEPLVTLDSPDVGTARLNLRARQRELLTARIEAEWKNKIAETVALLIPEIVKGVDPEILEKEFADKPLGAFRGILLQPYSQYDIAAHEEEKTTKLRSQQIIGEHPAILAKHTRQGLQAGLFSAIEQARFDAAQQTRLANQAMKLAESAVVDAGQRLRILGVDENIQDLIDHADEADKAAVVDDVTLYRIVAPFYGSIINKSAVLSQRADPIDLLFTLADLSTVWVSASIAESDIAKVPSVKGGPIRLSASAFPTRIFEAKLLSVGSLVDPLTRTTSLLALIDNSERLLRPGMFTRILLDAPASEEALTVPAAAVVEIEGRRGVFLPGAADGERTTYTLRPIVAGRETGDRIVVKSGLKEGDVVVAAGAFVLKSELILQNTNDED, from the coding sequence ATGTCCTTTGCGATTGCTCGAACGTTTCCGACCCGGCATGCGCTGACGCGAACCTTGCCGTGGCTCGCCGCGGCGGTTTCGATCGGCGTCCTGATCTTTCATCTGGCGACTGATCCTCCCCGCCATCAATGGTTGACGGGCTCGTCGGAGGCCGATTTTACGGCGGAGTCGGCCGTCAACGCGAAGCTCGAGCCGATCGCGGCGGCGGTCGGTTCGGCGACGACCGTCAGCCTGTCGGAGATCAAGTCCAGGGCGGCGGGCGTCACGACGGAGAAGGTCCGCATTGATCGCCTGGCGGCCGAACTGGGAGTACCCGGCCGGATCGAGCTGAACTCGGACCGGCGAGTCGACATCCGGTCGCGCGCCGCGGGCGTTGTGCGTGAAGTTCACGTCGTGCTCGGTCAGCAAGTGAAGCGCGGCGAGCCGTTGGTGACGCTCGACAGCCCCGACGTCGGCACCGCCCGGCTCAACCTCCGGGCTAGGCAGCGCGAGCTGCTCACGGCGCGGATCGAGGCCGAGTGGAAGAACAAGATCGCCGAGACGGTCGCCTTGCTGATCCCCGAGATCGTCAAGGGAGTCGATCCCGAGATCCTTGAGAAGGAATTCGCGGACAAGCCGCTGGGCGCGTTTCGAGGGATTCTTCTCCAGCCCTACTCCCAGTACGACATCGCCGCCCACGAGGAAGAGAAGACGACCAAGTTGCGCAGCCAGCAGATCATCGGCGAACATCCCGCGATTCTCGCCAAACACACGCGGCAGGGGCTTCAGGCCGGGCTCTTCTCCGCGATCGAGCAAGCCAGGTTCGACGCGGCGCAGCAGACGCGACTGGCCAACCAGGCCATGAAGCTGGCCGAATCGGCGGTCGTCGACGCCGGTCAGCGGCTGCGAATCTTGGGGGTCGACGAGAACATTCAAGACCTGATCGACCACGCCGACGAGGCCGACAAGGCGGCGGTCGTCGACGACGTCACGCTTTACCGGATCGTGGCGCCGTTCTACGGGTCGATCATCAATAAATCGGCGGTGCTCAGCCAGCGGGCTGATCCCATCGACCTGCTGTTCACCCTCGCCGACCTGAGCACCGTATGGGTCTCGGCCAGCATCGCCGAATCCGACATCGCCAAGGTCCCCAGCGTCAAGGGAGGCCCCATCCGGTTGTCGGCGTCGGCCTTTCCGACACGGATCTTCGAGGCGAAGCTCCTCTCGGTCGGCTCCCTGGTCGACCCCTTGACCCGGACCACGTCGCTGCTGGCCTTGATCGACAACTCGGAACGTCTGCTGCGGCCGGGTATGTTCACGCGGATCTTGCTCGACGCCCCGGCCAGTGAGGAGGCGCTCACCGTCCCGGCCGCCGCCGTCGTCGAGATCGAGGGCCGTCGCGGCGTGTTCCTGCCGGGGGCCGCGGACGGCGAACGCACGACTTACACGCTTCGGCCGATCGTGGCCGGTCGCGAGACCGGCGATCGGATCGTCGTCAAGTCCGGGCTGAAGGAAGGGGACGTCGTCGTCGCCGCGGGCGCCTTCGTCCTCAAGAGCGAGCTGATCCTCCAGAACACGAACGACGAAGACTGA